One stretch of Acipenser ruthenus unplaced genomic scaffold, fAciRut3.2 maternal haplotype, whole genome shotgun sequence DNA includes these proteins:
- the LOC131735634 gene encoding BTB/POZ domain-containing protein 19-like, whose protein sequence is MASTCSQIPSTSQQGNTATFTAALRSLVNNPDFSDVKFVVGKERQEVFAHRCILACRCEVFHGMFSQQLQSDRPRELMDIPVVLSDVQPEVFLAVIEFLYTNCVTLNNCIALEVLTSAVEYGLDDLRKVCL, encoded by the exons ATGGCCTCTACTTGTTCCCAGATTCCCTCTACTAGCCAGCAAGGAAACACTGCAACATTCACTGCCGCCCTTCGGAGCCTTGTCAACAACCCCGACTTCAG TGATGTTAAGTTTGTGGTGGGAAAGGAGCGTCAGGAGGTGTTTGCACACCGCTGTATTCTTGCCTGCCGCTGTGAGGTTTTCCATGGGATGTTCAGCCAGCAACTCCAGTCCGACAGACCCAGGGAACTGATGGACATTCCTGTTGTGCTCTCCGACGTGCAGCCCGAGGTTTTCTTGGCTGTGATTGAGTTTCTATACACCAACTGTGTAACCTTAAACAATTGTATT GCTCTGGAGGTTTTAACTTCAGCTGTGGAATACGGACTGGATGATCTTCGAAAGGTGTGTCTCTAA
- the LOC117401215 gene encoding dynein light chain Tctex-type 5-B-like: MTTKQLPLSQETLAQFNQALAAESGGVLRTQAGSISTRRSSQSVDLHHPKHLMHLKSVEGSLSVIPSRRSSVFSNLNLTRKESLSLGKRLSLGPWMHSGRVSFSGLPLYQPVQETLFENTYKTHPDEGFRFDACKVQCLLEATLAGFLSDTRYNPVTCGQVTQNLSDLIRSKAKDLNPARYKLVCHVILGQLNNQGLRVASRCLWDSDKDNFAIATFQNASLFAVAMVHGLYCE, from the coding sequence ATGACAACCAAGCAGCTCCCCTTATCGCAGGAAACTCTGGCGCAGTTTAACCAGGCTTTGGCTGCAGAGAGTGGTGGTGTCCTGCGGACTCAGGCAGGCTCCATTTCTACTCGGCGTAGCTCTCAATCTGTGGATCTTCACCACCCCAAGCACCTAATGCACCTCAAGAGTGTGGAGGGATCCCTTTCTGTCATTCCCTCCCGCCGCAGCTCAGTCTTCAGCAACCTCAACCTCACCCGCAAGGAGTCCTTATCTCTGGGCAAGCGGCTCTCGCTGGGACCCTGGATGCACAGTGGCCGGGTCAGCTTCTCTGGCCTGCCACTGTACCAGCCTGTCCAGGAGACTCTGTTCGAGAACACCTACAAAACCCATCCAGATGAGGGTTTCCGTTTTGATGCCTGTAAGGTCCAGTGCCTCCTGGAGGCCACACTAGCTGGCTTTCTGAGCGACACGCGGTACAACCCAGTTACCTGCGGACAAGTGACCCAGAACCTTTCTGATCTCATCCGTAGCAAAGCCAAAGACCTTAACCCGGCCCGCTATAAGCTGGTCTGCCATGTCATCCTAGGACAGCTCAACAACCAAGGCTTAAGGGTTGCCAGTCGCTGTCTGTGGGACTCAGACAAAGATAACTTTGCTATTGCTACCTTTCAAAATGCCTCACTCTTTGCCGTGGCTATGGTCCATGGATTGTATTGTGAGTGA
- the LOC117403664 gene encoding serine/threonine-protein kinase PLK3-like: MDSACFSHSQRIACHIMSPDLFKASTERTEVVQTAKPSRSKSELVRPELAQIVTDSKTGRCYCKGKLMGKGGFARCYEMTDMASNKMYAVKVIPQSRVAKPHQREKITNEIELHKTLHHRHVVKFSHHFEDRDNIYIFLELCSRKSLAHIWKARHTLTDPEVRYYLRQIISGLKYLHNRGILHRDLKLGNFFINENMELKVGDFGLAAKLEPAEQRKKTICGTPNYLAPEVLNRQGHGPESDVWSLGCVMYTLMCGNPPFETSDLKETYRCIKEVEYVLPHFLSLPAQKLITGILKRNPSDRLTLDEILSHEFFTKGFTPDKLPPSSCVMIPELNPPSPAKKFFSKVAKSLFGKKKSKTEKSPSEERDDISKLVTGIVKTSISRQMSYKTVEGNEATSPNGQLASSSPSPLDTQAEEESRKSVSHSFKGTMASSSDACDDGVTATAVAESAIKVLKNCLSSMPSASWNPPCLPKPNPFVWVTKWVDYSNKYGFGYQLSNQNIGVLFNEGTHLSLCDQRRMVHYYLTNSKHFTFPATAVPEQLRSQMHIVEYVANYMEQNLMEGGDIQCREDKLSSSLLLLQWVKTDHALVMLFSNGTLQVNFYTDHTKIILCKSEDSYLLTYISKDRVSFTYKLSTLAEHGCSLELRHRLKYVLQLLQHKADA, from the exons ATGGATTCAGCGTGTTTCTCCCACTCTCAGCGCATTGCCTGCCATATCATGAGCCCGGACTTATTTAAAGCCAGCACAGAGAGGACAGAAGTTGTCCAGACGGCAAAACCGAGCCGAAGTAAATCAGAACTGGTCCGCCCTGAACTGGCTCAGATCGTGACTGATTCAAAGACGGGGAGATGTTACTGCAAAGGGAAACTGATGGGAAAG GGTGGCTTTGCACGCTGCTATGAAATGACAGATATGGCCAGCAACAAGATGTATGCTGTGAAAGTAATACCACAGAGCAGAGTGGCAAAACCACACCAGAGAGAGAAG atcACAAATGAGATTGAACTCCACAAAACACTTCACCACAGGCATGTAGTCAAGTTTTCTCATCACTTCGAAGATCGTGACAACATCTACATTTTCCTGGAGCTTTGCAGTAGAAAG TCACTTGCACATATATGGAAGGCACGACACACGTTAACGGATCCAGAAGTGAGATACTACCTCAGACAGATCATATCGGGATTGAAATACCTTCATAACAGAGGGATTCTTCACAGGGACCTCAAACTAG GTAACTTTTTTATAAATGAGAACATGGAGTTGAAGGTGGGAGACTTCGGATTAGCTGCCAAGCTGGAGCCtgcagaacaaagaaaaaa AACGATATGTGGCACTCCCAATTATCTTGCACCAGAAGTACTGAACAGGCAAGGGCATGGACCCGAGTCAGATGTGTGGTCACTGGGCTGTGTCAT GTACACGCTGATGTGTGGGAACCCACCTTTCGAGACGTCGGACCTGAAGGAGACGTACCGGTGCATAAAGGAGGTGGAATACGTGTTGCCACACTTCCTCTCCCTTCCTGCTCAAAAGCTGATCACAGGGATCCTGAAGCGAAACCCTTCCGATAGACTGACACTAGATGAAATCCTCAGCCATGAGTTCTTTACAAAG GGCTTTACCCCAGACAAACTGCCTCCAAGTAGCTGTGTGATGATACCTGAGCTTAACCCTCCAAGTCCTGCCAAGAAGTTTTTCTCCAAGGTGGCTAAGAGCCTCTTTggcaaaaaaaaatccaaaa CTGAGAAAAGCCCTAGTGAGGAGCGGGATGACATCTCAAAGCTGGTGACTGGCATTGTCAAGACCTCCATCAGCCGACAGATGAGCTACAAGACTGTAGAAGGAAATGAG GCAACATCTCCCAATGGTCAGCTTGCTAGCTCCAGCCCAAGTCCTCTGGACACCCAGGCTGAGGAAGAGTCTAGAAAATCTGTATCTCACTCCTTCAAAGGCACTATGGCCAGCAGCAGTGATG CTTGTGACGATGGCGTCACTGCAACTGCTGTGGCTGAATCAGCAATCAAAGTCCTAAAGAACTGCTTGTCTTCAATGCCTTCAG catcCTGGAACCCCCCATGCCTGCCCAAGCCCAATCCATTTGTGTGGGTCACCAAATGGGTGGATTATTCAAACAAGTATGGGTTTGGCTACCAGCTGTCCAATCAAAATATTGGGGTCCTGTTTAATGAAGGGACACACTTGAGTCTCTGTGATCAGCGCAG AATGGTCCACTACTACTTGACAAACAGTAAACACTTTACCTTCCCTGCCACTGCTGTCCCAGAGCAGCTGCGCAGCCAGATGCATATTGTAGAGTATGTTGCTAACTACATGGAGCAGAACCTGATGGAG ggcgGTGACATCCAGTGTCGGGAAGACAAGTTGTCGTCTTCCCTGCTGCTGCTTCAGTGGGTCAAAACTGACCATGCTTTGGTGATGCTCTTCAGCAACGGAACGCTACAG gtcaactTCTACACTGACCACACCAAGATCATTCTGTGCAAGTCTGAAGACTCCTACCTCCTCACCTACATCAGCAAAGACCGGGTGTCCTTCACTTACAAGCTGAGCACACTGGCGGAGCACGGCTGCTCCTTGGAGCTGCGGCACCGGCTTAAATATgtcctgcagctgctgcagcacAAAGCTGATGCATAA